GGCTTTTTTTGAGTGTATCACTTTATCCAAATAACGTGGCAGTCCACCGTCATTTTAGCTGGTCTTGTTATGATCATTTTTATTGGACATTCCCTATACATGAGGTATTTCCCAATTTGGGGGCTGCATCAGATAAAGAGGGATGGTTGGGAAAAACATAGGTGCACAGTTGTTGATTTGCGAGATTACCATGTTTCGAATCAAAGTCTAGTAGAAGGAGCAATCAACATACCCATTTCTTATTTTCAAAGGCAAAGTGAGTTTATACCGAAAGGCAAAGTGTTTATCGTCGTATCCACCGTTCTTGAAAAAAATCTAGGTGTTCGCCAGTTGCGAAAAAAAGGGATTCACCGTTGAAGGGTACTTAATGATTAGTGAGGAACGCAAAGAATTAGGTTAAAGCAGGGCTATGTCCCTTCCTATTCAATGCCTTTTAGATCATAGAATCGGTATCCCTTTTCGCTTTTTTATATAAATAGACGATCCCAATCATAGTGATAATCACACAAATGATCGCTACTATTGTAATATACTGGGGATCTTCATTTATATGTGGAGGAATCATCATTTCTAAAAGCACATCGATATTTAAAATAAAGACAAGAAAGATGGTGGTCTTTGATTTTACATAAATTGACCAAAGGATAAGAATAAGGATACATATAGCTGCAATCATATAGTTTTGAGTAGTCGTTGCCACAAAATAATTCGTATTTATTTGTTGCTTTATCCATAAAAAGAATCCAACCCATAGTCCCGTCGTAAATAGGAAAAGAGTAAATGAAAGTAATAGTGTCTTTTTTGTAGATGGATATGTTTTGGGTGCCCCTTTGAAAAATGTGACGGTCCAAAGACCTATGGTAAGAAATAGAGGCAATGAACCGAATATTAACATGTTTTGCGAGATTTTGAATTCTCCTTTAAGGGCGGGACCCAAGCTTATAAAAGCGATAATAGCTGAGATAAATGCAGGTATTAAAACTAATAGCCCTTCTTTATCAGTAGAAAGCTCCTGTTCAATACTCTTTATATATTGCTTTCGGCTTTTTCCAATGATATCATCAACGCTTTCTCCTCTTTTTTCAGCTTCTGTTAAATGAACCTCAAGTTCTTCGACGATTTCATTGATATCTTCGTCTTTTTTACCTTTTTGGATTAAGTACATTCTAAGCTCCATTAAAAACTGTTCAGACTTGGTTGATAACATATTATTTTTCCCCTTCATTGATCACATTTTCAACAGACAGTTTTAAATTATTTTGTTTTCCTTTTTCGCTTTTTTATAAAAAAAGACGATTAAAATAATGGCTATCAAATTAATACCGAGTACTGATAATGTTATAAAGATCGGATCTTCATGAATATTCGGAGGAACAACCATGTCTAATATTGGTAAGGCACCTATGTAAAGCGCGACAAAAATGGTCAACCATGATTTAGTTTGCACAGAAAAAAGAGTAAAAATAATGATACATACTCCAGCGATAAGATAGTTTTGCAGACTTGATGCCACAAAATAATCCGTATCTACTCGCTGTTGCATCCAAAGAAAAAATAGACCCCATATGCCCATTGCAATTGTAGAATTTAGCATGCTAATAAGCATCAACTTTTTTCTTGAAGGAAAAACTTTTGGCATTCCTTTGAAAAATATCACTGAAGAAAGACCTAGGACTAAAAAGAGTGGAAGAGAACCAAACAATAGAATGTTTTGAGAAATTTTGAATTCTCCACTAAGCGCTGGGCCGAAAGACATATAGGCTAGAATGACTAAAATGGTGGAAGGGAGTAATAAGGCAAGCCCTTCTTTATCAGTAGAAAGCTCTTTTTCAATACTCTTCATATAGTGCTTTCGGCTTTTTCCAATGATATCATCAACGCTTTCTCCTCTTTTTTCAGCTTCTGTTAAATGAACCTCAAGTTCTTCGACGATTTCATTGATATCTTCGTCTTTTTTACCTTTTTGGATTAAATACATTCTAAGCTCCATTAAAAACTGTTCAGACTTGGTTGATAACATATTATTTTTCCCCTTTATTGATCACATTTTCAACAGACAGTTTTAACTCGTTCCACCGTTCTTTAAATTTTTCCACCTCTTCTTCTCCTAATTCTGTTAATAAATAGTACTTTCGTTTTGGACCAGCGGTGGATTCTCTTAATACACTGGTAATCAGTCCTTCTTTTTGCATACGTAATAACAATGGATAAATGGTTCCTTCTTTAAAGGAATGAAACCCATAGCCTCGTAATTTTTCGGTTAATTCGTAGCCATAGACCTCGCCTTCTTTAATAATCGCTAA
This portion of the Bacillus carboniphilus genome encodes:
- a CDS encoding NADH dehydrogenase subunit, yielding MLSTKSEQFLMELRMYLIQKGKKDEDINEIVEELEVHLTEAEKRGESVDDIIGKSRKQYIKSIEQELSTDKEGLLVLIPAFISAIIAFISLGPALKGEFKISQNMLIFGSLPLFLTIGLWTVTFFKGAPKTYPSTKKTLLLSFTLFLFTTGLWVGFFLWIKQQINTNYFVATTTQNYMIAAICILILILWSIYVKSKTTIFLVFILNIDVLLEMMIPPHINEDPQYITIVAIICVIITMIGIVYLYKKAKRDTDSMI
- a CDS encoding NADH dehydrogenase subunit produces the protein MLSTKSEQFLMELRMYLIQKGKKDEDINEIVEELEVHLTEAEKRGESVDDIIGKSRKHYMKSIEKELSTDKEGLALLLPSTILVILAYMSFGPALSGEFKISQNILLFGSLPLFLVLGLSSVIFFKGMPKVFPSRKKLMLISMLNSTIAMGIWGLFFLWMQQRVDTDYFVASSLQNYLIAGVCIIIFTLFSVQTKSWLTIFVALYIGALPILDMVVPPNIHEDPIFITLSVLGINLIAIILIVFFYKKAKKENKII
- a CDS encoding PadR family transcriptional regulator — encoded protein: MADSTQMLKGILDGCILAIIKEGEVYGYELTEKLRGYGFHSFKEGTIYPLLLRMQKEGLITSVLRESTAGPKRKYYLLTELGEEEVEKFKERWNELKLSVENVINKGEK